One Vespa crabro chromosome 1, iyVesCrab1.2, whole genome shotgun sequence genomic region harbors:
- the LOC124432659 gene encoding peroxisomal membrane protein 11C, with protein MDVEILSNYLDTYHGRDKILRTLSYIAKLTTVATTSKITEAKLKTFSSKMSECRVILRLLDDLPIFYYARKYGWGKQESDWFIRSIELIQIAVDMIFSPIEHICWAGENQIVSLNSAKWDNITIWLWVVSLYLSLTKSLRKISQLKLNKLQGNEMCANSNETDKRINHVIQEELITSLCLILDIIYAVSYLPSGVLWGGFLKTWHIGALGTISSCISLYRALHKKIIQKKKL; from the exons atggatgtagaaattttatcaaattactTGGATACATACCATGGACGggataaaattttaagaacTTTGTCATATATAGCAAAATTAACTACAGTGGCTACTACATCTAAAATAACGGAAGCAAAATTGAAAACATTTAGTAGTAAAATGAGCGAATGTAGAGTGATTTTACGTTTATTAGATGACTTaccaatattttattatgcaaGAAAATATGGATGGGGAAAACAg GAATCTGACTGGTTTATTAGAAGTATAGAACTGATACAAATCGCCGTGGATATGATCTTTAGTCCTATAGAACATATCTGTTGGGCTGGAGAGAATCAAATTGTCTCGCTTAATTCTGCAAAATGggataatattactatatggCTTTGGGTagtgtctctctatctttctttaacaaa gTCATTGAGAAAAATAAGTCAATTGAAGTTAAACAAATTACAAGGAAATGAAATGTGTGCAAACTCGAa TGAAACAGACAAAAGAATTAACCATGTTATTCAAGAAGAATTAATAACATCCCTATGCTTGATATTGGACATAATTTATGCAGTCAGTTATCTTCCAAGTGGAGTACTTTGGGGTGGATTTTTAAAAACATGGCATATTGGGGCACTCGGTACTATATCCTCTTGCATTTCTCTTTACCGAGCAttgcataaaaaaataatacaaaaaaaaaagttataa